From Acetobacteroides hydrogenigenes, one genomic window encodes:
- a CDS encoding S8 family peptidase, which produces MRFFIILTCQLILLLAGLSSSASTYFVTFKYKTSKGVSLNNPSAYLTDKSIRRRISQRIIVDSSDLPVSRAYLGIVRSLGGRVILSSKWFNGALVETSDNQANSLLLLDFVKDVRLVYSDFSSPKDCQFDKELSCVENQNSSTNAVYGGVFDQVNLLKGGFLHDNGFKGRGVTIAVLDAGFSNYENDAAFSNLRNGQVVDVYDFTTQKPKLEDNGNHGIKVLSLLAAMLPGNYCGSAVDANYALYVTESEKYEQLIEEYFWCVAAERADSLGCDIIASSLGYNYFDNPLMDHAVCNLSKQVVPISIAASTAFKKGIFVVVSAGNEGDKVWRYITFPADSPDVMAVGAVDRDGLLGEFSSIGLPKTVKPDVVGMGVAALMIDAAGNVVQGSGTSYAVPQIAGFSACLWQAFPFLSAVELKNVICKSSSNYSNPDNLMGYGIPNFEKAYQMLKLEHNPTNRHVSVSPNPFTRSITIKTEWVYNGVVNYYMYNMQGKLVKAGHVSFAEGFTRIDDLESLPSGVIIIKLIFGDGSVEKKIVKQG; this is translated from the coding sequence ATGAGATTTTTTATTATTCTTACATGTCAGCTAATTCTTTTGCTTGCTGGGCTTAGTTCTTCAGCTTCTACTTATTTTGTGACGTTTAAGTATAAAACCTCAAAGGGGGTTTCCTTGAATAATCCTTCAGCCTATCTAACGGATAAGTCTATCAGGAGGCGTATTAGCCAAAGAATTATAGTCGATTCATCTGATCTTCCCGTTTCAAGGGCCTATCTTGGTATAGTTCGTTCTTTGGGAGGTCGTGTAATACTTTCTTCAAAGTGGTTTAACGGAGCTTTGGTAGAGACGTCTGACAATCAGGCAAACTCTCTCTTATTATTGGATTTTGTAAAGGATGTTAGGCTTGTTTATTCTGATTTTAGTTCACCCAAAGATTGCCAATTCGACAAAGAGTTGTCTTGTGTAGAAAACCAAAATTCTTCTACTAATGCTGTTTATGGAGGTGTCTTTGATCAGGTTAATCTGCTTAAAGGTGGCTTTTTGCATGATAATGGTTTTAAGGGGAGAGGGGTGACTATTGCAGTTCTTGACGCCGGTTTCTCGAACTATGAGAATGATGCTGCATTTTCTAATCTAAGGAACGGTCAGGTGGTTGATGTGTACGACTTTACCACTCAGAAGCCGAAGTTAGAGGATAACGGGAATCATGGAATAAAGGTGCTCTCGCTTTTGGCGGCTATGCTGCCTGGAAACTATTGTGGATCGGCAGTCGATGCCAATTATGCGTTGTATGTGACAGAATCAGAAAAATATGAACAGCTTATAGAGGAATATTTCTGGTGTGTAGCAGCAGAACGAGCAGATAGTCTTGGTTGTGATATAATTGCTTCATCGCTAGGGTATAATTATTTCGATAATCCGTTAATGGATCATGCCGTATGCAATTTATCAAAGCAAGTAGTCCCTATTTCTATAGCAGCTTCTACTGCTTTTAAGAAGGGTATATTTGTTGTGGTATCTGCAGGGAACGAGGGCGATAAGGTTTGGCGGTATATTACATTTCCTGCCGATTCTCCTGATGTAATGGCTGTGGGGGCTGTTGATCGTGATGGGCTATTGGGTGAATTTAGTTCAATAGGACTTCCCAAAACAGTAAAACCCGATGTGGTAGGAATGGGCGTTGCTGCATTAATGATAGATGCAGCTGGTAATGTAGTACAAGGTAGTGGGACTTCCTATGCGGTTCCTCAAATAGCGGGTTTTTCGGCATGCTTGTGGCAGGCCTTTCCATTCTTATCAGCAGTTGAACTTAAAAATGTAATATGCAAATCGTCTTCAAACTATTCGAATCCTGATAATTTGATGGGGTATGGTATCCCCAATTTCGAAAAGGCATATCAAATGTTAAAGTTGGAGCATAATCCGACTAATCGACATGTCTCAGTGTCTCCTAATCCTTTTACAAGATCAATAACGATTAAGACGGAATGGGTGTATAACGGAGTTGTAAATTACTATATGTATAATATGCAAGGAAAACTTGTAAAAGCAGGGCATGTTAGTTTTGCTGAAGGTTTTACTCGAATTGATGATTTGGAGAGTTTACCTTCAGGGGTAATAATTATAAAGCTTATCTTTGGAGATGGTAGCGTGGAAAAGAAAATCGTTAAGCAAGGCTGA
- the aspA gene encoding aspartate ammonia-lyase produces the protein MESLFAKLSSQNVNIPFSGKTRTEHDLLGDKEVPVEAFFGVQTLRALENFNISGVTLKFFPMLIESFAMVKEATAEANCELGLLEPNVKDAIVEACKVVKSGSLNEHFIVDMVQGGAGTSTNMNANEVIANMALVSMGKKKGEYSFVHPNNHVNLSQSTNDAYPTAVKLAVIFSNQQLIDVLKSLIEVFRTKGVEFKDIIKMGRTQLQDAVPMTLGQAFEAYAVTLSEEIERLEQNVKLFHEINMGATAIGTGINSDPDYAPLVTKILARITDLPLVQAANLVEATQDTGAFVMYSSALKRLAVKLSKICNDLRLLSSGPRTGIGEINLPPKQPGSSIMPGKVNPVIPEVVNQIAFKVIGNDLTVTMAAEAGQLELNVMEPIIVYSIHESIELLRNGMRTLKDECVIGITANEEHCRNLVLNSIGLVTALNPYIGYENSTIVAKEALETGKSVYNLVLEKGLLSQDELDNILKPENMIQPRKFTKK, from the coding sequence ATGGAAAGCCTATTTGCTAAACTAAGTTCCCAAAATGTAAATATTCCTTTTTCAGGAAAGACGAGAACAGAACACGACCTATTGGGAGACAAGGAAGTACCAGTAGAAGCATTTTTTGGAGTGCAGACTTTAAGAGCATTGGAAAACTTCAATATTAGCGGCGTTACGCTAAAGTTTTTCCCTATGCTTATAGAATCATTTGCAATGGTAAAGGAGGCTACTGCCGAAGCCAACTGCGAACTAGGGCTTCTTGAACCAAATGTTAAAGATGCCATTGTAGAAGCCTGTAAGGTTGTAAAATCAGGCTCGCTAAATGAGCACTTTATCGTGGATATGGTGCAAGGAGGAGCAGGCACATCTACAAACATGAACGCCAATGAGGTTATTGCCAATATGGCTCTAGTTTCTATGGGCAAGAAGAAGGGTGAATATTCATTTGTTCATCCCAACAATCACGTTAATCTATCTCAATCTACAAACGACGCCTATCCTACTGCCGTTAAGCTTGCTGTAATTTTTAGCAATCAACAGTTGATAGACGTTTTAAAATCGCTTATTGAAGTCTTTAGAACTAAAGGCGTTGAGTTCAAAGACATTATTAAAATGGGAAGAACTCAACTTCAAGATGCTGTACCTATGACTCTTGGACAAGCATTTGAAGCATATGCCGTTACTCTTTCTGAAGAGATTGAGCGTTTGGAACAAAACGTAAAGCTTTTTCACGAAATAAACATGGGAGCAACTGCAATCGGAACCGGAATTAACTCCGACCCTGACTACGCCCCTCTTGTTACAAAAATTCTTGCACGCATTACAGATCTTCCGCTAGTCCAAGCAGCCAACCTTGTTGAAGCAACACAAGATACTGGTGCATTTGTAATGTACTCTTCTGCACTAAAACGCCTTGCCGTTAAGCTATCAAAAATATGTAACGATCTTAGACTACTATCGTCAGGCCCTCGCACAGGAATTGGAGAAATTAACCTTCCTCCAAAACAGCCAGGATCGTCAATTATGCCAGGAAAGGTTAATCCAGTAATCCCAGAAGTTGTTAATCAAATCGCTTTTAAGGTAATTGGGAACGACCTAACAGTTACAATGGCTGCAGAAGCAGGACAACTTGAGCTCAACGTAATGGAGCCTATCATTGTATACAGCATCCACGAGTCTATAGAGCTACTTAGAAATGGTATGAGAACTCTAAAAGATGAGTGCGTAATTGGAATTACAGCGAATGAAGAGCACTGTCGCAACCTAGTTCTTAACTCAATTGGCTTGGTAACAGCGCTTAACCCTTACATTGGCTACGAAAATTCAACAATTGTAGCAAAAGAAGCGCTTGAGACAGGAAAGAGCGTTTACAATCTTGTACTCGAAAAAGGATTGCTTTCTCAGGATGAGTTAGATAACATTCTCAAACCTGAGAATATGATTCAGCCAAGAAAGTTTACAAAGAAATAA
- a CDS encoding ABC transporter substrate-binding protein produces MVRRILILIMAMAAFGCSNKKHELADVIRYNESKGIATLDPAFASNLPTIWPTVQLFNGLVQLNDSLNVEPSIAKSWDISPDKTLYTFHLRNDVAFHDDPAFPKGIGRKVVAADFAYSFSRILDNDVASPGRWIFSGLDTTFHTKGFFAVNDSTFQVKIKTPAPFFLGMLAMPLTYVVPKEAVDRYKEDFRKHPVGTGPFMFKMWREGEMLVLVKNPKYFEFDSKGQRLPYLKAINVTFITDKYSEFMEFIRGNLDFISGINQSTKDEIITNSGKLNPKYGDRIKMLTSPYLNTEYLGITQNLPKNHPLMNPLVRKAIAIGFDRQKMLKYLRKNMALAAESGMIPQSIPDYTPNGKPYTYNPTLAAELLRKAGYPNGKGIAPIKLTSTEDYADLLEFVQHDLSAIGIAIEIDIVPGPSFRQQMASGKLQFFRGSWIADYPDPENYMALFYSNNESPNGPNYTRFKSQEFDQLYLESFFESSGNRSKIFGKMNQLLAEQTPAIPLYFDKAVRFVKKKIVGLEPNPMNYLYLKKAYKTDDSSSL; encoded by the coding sequence GTGGTAAGAAGGATACTTATACTAATAATGGCAATGGCGGCATTCGGATGCTCGAACAAGAAGCACGAGCTCGCCGATGTGATTCGCTACAACGAATCGAAGGGGATTGCAACGCTCGACCCCGCGTTTGCGAGCAACCTGCCAACCATTTGGCCTACCGTTCAGCTCTTCAACGGGCTCGTTCAACTTAACGACAGCCTTAACGTTGAGCCATCCATAGCAAAGTCGTGGGACATCAGCCCCGACAAAACCCTGTACACCTTCCACCTGCGCAACGACGTAGCCTTTCACGACGACCCAGCGTTCCCAAAAGGAATCGGGCGTAAGGTAGTCGCCGCCGACTTTGCCTACTCGTTCAGCCGCATCCTCGACAACGATGTTGCTAGCCCCGGAAGATGGATATTCTCAGGGCTCGACACTACCTTCCACACTAAGGGCTTTTTTGCGGTAAACGACTCCACCTTTCAGGTTAAGATAAAAACCCCAGCCCCTTTCTTCCTTGGGATGCTCGCAATGCCCCTTACCTACGTTGTACCCAAAGAGGCGGTAGATCGTTACAAGGAGGACTTCCGCAAGCACCCCGTAGGAACTGGACCGTTTATGTTTAAGATGTGGCGCGAAGGTGAGATGCTCGTGCTGGTAAAAAATCCCAAGTACTTCGAATTCGATAGTAAAGGTCAGCGCCTACCATACCTCAAGGCGATAAACGTAACCTTCATCACCGATAAGTACTCCGAGTTTATGGAGTTCATCCGGGGCAACCTCGACTTTATCTCGGGGATTAACCAATCAACCAAAGATGAGATCATCACCAACTCCGGCAAACTTAACCCGAAGTATGGGGATAGAATAAAGATGCTCACTTCGCCATACCTCAACACCGAGTACCTAGGCATAACGCAGAACCTACCCAAGAACCACCCGTTGATGAACCCGCTGGTGCGAAAGGCCATAGCGATAGGATTCGACAGGCAAAAGATGCTCAAGTACCTGCGCAAGAACATGGCGCTGGCCGCCGAAAGCGGAATGATTCCTCAATCGATTCCTGACTATACGCCTAACGGCAAGCCGTATACGTACAATCCAACGCTTGCAGCGGAATTGCTCCGAAAGGCTGGTTACCCCAACGGTAAGGGAATAGCACCTATTAAGCTAACCTCTACCGAAGATTACGCCGACCTGTTGGAGTTTGTTCAGCACGACCTCTCGGCTATTGGAATTGCGATTGAAATCGATATCGTTCCTGGACCATCGTTCCGCCAACAAATGGCATCCGGCAAGCTGCAATTCTTTAGGGGATCATGGATTGCCGACTATCCCGATCCCGAGAACTACATGGCGCTCTTCTACTCGAACAACGAAAGCCCCAATGGGCCAAACTATACCCGGTTTAAAAGTCAAGAGTTTGATCAGCTCTATTTAGAATCCTTTTTTGAATCAAGTGGGAATAGGAGTAAAATCTTCGGCAAAATGAACCAGCTGCTTGCCGAGCAAACACCTGCAATCCCGCTATACTTCGACAAGGCCGTAAGGTTTGTCAAAAAGAAAATCGTTGGGTTAGAACCCAATCCAATGAACTATTTGTACTTAAAAAAAGCCTACAAGACTGATGATAGTAGTAGCCTATAG
- a CDS encoding toxin-antitoxin system YwqK family antitoxin, whose amino-acid sequence MKFIFFLVGCFLCCAMSVSAQQDTVFNQKNAKGQKIGWWKKTYEDSTIQYIAFFENDKPVGVVKRYSKNGKIKSILNYVPNSNIVDAQLFNADGILLAKGKYENSKKVGEWITFYSDGEIMYVDNYKNNLKEGKSNGYYKNGAVMFKYQYANGCRVGVALQYYSNGTLMEELTYNQVGKPVGPYRAYYDNNAKRIVGLYVNGDKEGEWITFNQGGTVFSKVFYKNGYPTITDDMVKKETEMLNSFRKMKGQLQEPTESDFLR is encoded by the coding sequence ATGAAGTTTATATTTTTTCTAGTTGGGTGTTTTTTGTGCTGTGCGATGTCGGTTTCTGCCCAGCAGGATACCGTATTTAACCAGAAAAATGCAAAGGGACAAAAGATTGGATGGTGGAAAAAGACCTACGAGGATAGTACCATTCAGTACATTGCGTTTTTCGAAAACGATAAGCCTGTAGGCGTGGTAAAGCGCTACTCAAAAAACGGGAAAATTAAGTCGATACTGAATTATGTGCCAAATTCAAATATTGTCGATGCGCAGCTGTTTAATGCCGATGGCATTTTGTTGGCAAAGGGTAAATATGAGAATAGTAAAAAGGTTGGAGAGTGGATAACCTTCTATTCAGATGGAGAAATAATGTACGTTGATAATTATAAGAATAATCTGAAAGAAGGTAAGTCGAATGGTTATTACAAGAATGGTGCCGTAATGTTTAAGTATCAGTATGCTAATGGATGTCGAGTTGGAGTTGCACTTCAGTACTACTCGAATGGTACGCTGATGGAGGAGTTGACATACAATCAGGTTGGAAAGCCTGTTGGTCCTTACAGGGCATACTACGATAATAATGCAAAGCGAATTGTGGGCTTATACGTTAATGGAGATAAGGAAGGGGAATGGATAACCTTTAATCAGGGCGGAACTGTTTTTTCAAAAGTTTTTTATAAAAATGGCTATCCTACAATAACCGATGATATGGTTAAAAAGGAAACTGAAATGCTCAATTCTTTTCGTAAGATGAAAGGACAACTTCAGGAACCTACAGAGAGCGATTTTTTAAGATAG
- the xseB gene encoding exodeoxyribonuclease VII small subunit gives MAKKELTYSAALYELKEILTRIEEQNVNIDQIAEDVKRASELIKFCKEKLRKTEGEVDGILKGMKEQ, from the coding sequence ATGGCAAAAAAGGAACTAACTTATAGTGCTGCCCTCTATGAACTTAAAGAGATCTTGACTCGCATTGAGGAGCAAAATGTCAATATAGATCAAATTGCAGAAGACGTTAAGCGTGCTTCAGAACTTATTAAGTTCTGCAAAGAAAAACTTCGAAAGACGGAGGGTGAGGTTGACGGAATTCTGAAAGGCATGAAGGAGCAGTAG
- the xseA gene encoding exodeoxyribonuclease VII large subunit, producing MEYLSLFDLQKKIRDSLIDSFPLPVWVVAEIGEMKLNYAGHCYLELVEKEDSDGVKIRAKVSANIWANKFRLLKTYFETSTRVALEEGLKVLIKVDVRFHEVYGLSLNIVDIDPSYTIGEMKLQRNLVIQRLMDDGIIDLNRELSFPMVPQRIAVISSRGAAGYQDFRNHISDNPFGYTFNLELFAAVMQGDEAEASIVAALDKIYSQLTRFDVVVIIRGGGSQTDLACFDSYEVAANVAQFPLPILSGIGHDKDESVVDIVAHQSFKTPTAVANFLVDKLGEFDGDLDDCVRGIGLMAQRLIQDQKLLALEVEYDLLNRVRSMLNQQEVLLGDLAFAISNQASTVLNRHKRISDEMALSLQSLVSFSLKRNKDRLEQVDRELNLGSKIGLTKLKNALENLEIRINASNPNEILKRGYSLTLCNGFVVRQTEGLVGQVIETVLSTGRIKSEVVEVDSKTEYLWQKRN from the coding sequence ATGGAGTATCTATCATTATTTGATTTACAGAAAAAAATAAGGGATAGCCTTATAGATTCCTTCCCATTACCTGTATGGGTGGTTGCTGAAATAGGAGAAATGAAGCTTAACTATGCAGGGCATTGCTATCTAGAATTGGTAGAGAAGGAGGATTCTGATGGCGTAAAAATAAGGGCCAAGGTAAGTGCTAATATTTGGGCTAACAAGTTTCGTCTTTTAAAAACATACTTCGAGACATCAACAAGGGTTGCTCTCGAAGAAGGCCTTAAGGTTCTTATTAAGGTTGATGTTCGTTTTCACGAGGTGTATGGGCTCAGCTTAAACATTGTGGATATCGATCCATCGTATACAATCGGCGAGATGAAACTGCAGCGGAATCTCGTTATTCAGCGGTTAATGGATGATGGAATTATTGATCTGAATAGGGAACTTAGCTTCCCGATGGTTCCACAACGTATAGCGGTGATATCATCTCGAGGTGCTGCCGGTTATCAAGACTTTAGGAATCATATATCTGATAATCCGTTTGGATATACCTTTAACTTAGAACTGTTTGCAGCAGTAATGCAGGGGGATGAGGCTGAAGCATCTATCGTCGCAGCGTTGGACAAAATATACAGTCAGTTAACCCGTTTTGATGTTGTTGTGATTATTAGAGGAGGGGGCTCGCAAACCGATCTGGCTTGTTTTGACTCATATGAAGTTGCTGCAAATGTTGCCCAGTTCCCGTTGCCGATTCTTTCGGGAATTGGTCATGATAAAGATGAGAGTGTGGTTGATATTGTTGCTCATCAATCCTTTAAAACACCGACTGCAGTAGCAAACTTCTTGGTTGATAAGTTGGGAGAGTTTGATGGGGACCTAGATGATTGTGTAAGAGGTATTGGACTTATGGCCCAACGGCTGATTCAAGATCAAAAACTTTTAGCGCTTGAAGTAGAATATGATCTCTTAAATAGAGTCCGAAGTATGCTGAATCAGCAAGAGGTTTTACTTGGGGATCTTGCCTTTGCAATATCTAATCAGGCTAGTACTGTCCTGAATAGACATAAAAGAATCTCGGATGAGATGGCGCTTTCGCTACAATCGTTGGTGTCGTTTAGCCTAAAGCGTAATAAGGATCGTTTGGAGCAAGTTGATCGTGAGTTGAATCTCGGTTCGAAAATTGGTTTGACCAAATTAAAGAATGCTTTAGAGAATCTCGAAATTAGGATCAATGCTTCAAATCCTAATGAAATTCTAAAAAGAGGGTATTCTCTTACGCTTTGTAATGGTTTTGTAGTGAGGCAAACAGAAGGCTTGGTGGGTCAGGTTATAGAAACAGTTTTAAGTACAGGTAGAATTAAGAGTGAGGTTGTAGAAGTTGATAGTAAAACAGAATATTTATGGCAAAAAAGGAACTAA
- a CDS encoding YbjQ family protein: protein MIVSTTPSIEGRQIVEYLGIVTGETVIGANIFRDFMAGIRDIVGGRSSSYEEVLKEAKDTALREAIDDAIRLGANAVVGIDIDYETIGQSMLMVSVSGTAVRLL, encoded by the coding sequence ATGATTGTTAGTACAACTCCATCCATCGAGGGACGTCAGATAGTGGAATACCTCGGTATTGTAACTGGTGAAACCGTAATCGGTGCTAATATTTTCAGAGATTTTATGGCAGGCATTCGCGATATCGTTGGTGGTCGATCTTCGTCGTACGAAGAGGTGCTTAAGGAGGCAAAGGATACTGCGCTCCGCGAAGCTATCGACGACGCTATTCGCCTTGGAGCCAATGCGGTTGTCGGCATCGATATCGACTACGAAACCATAGGCCAAAGCATGCTAATGGTATCGGTAAGTGGCACTGCCGTAAGGCTTCTATAG
- a CDS encoding NACHT domain-containing protein: MVDELKRRVEQKFGGKVVNVKSCQSLSELIYDRCGARISDSTLRRIWGLLPSPQKPSTSTLDLLSQFIGKKSWADFLNSIEGGKEIGDLSTVWDTAKENAQAISVGTSAFILKKSGVVLKDVIYRQCIDDQMSALVSSDYMATSIIAPGGYGKSLGIASWVMRNLNRKTFKHSIIYFLTGSQVDDSYSHSMPIDTWISRNLFKVNENVFGSPELFRDRYFIFIVDALDEIDSTMTKSATFFSKVVEFVSKYSGSKSVKVLVTTRSSVWGRSLVQEVINNKGASAHWMGLRSAAFDSDTTNMPLLNHKELQDAFNNFINKKSKGRALLVEQLNFMLRETISHPYMLKLFISIYNSSTLKLQNYNDVIDEFISREIAHAKFADENLDIINFMLKKQCYGQNLQPVKKSDLKEMYPIHLRKGGNYFSAYEHLLAFSILSEETVANKFKNLVVQVDFSHSNLRDLLITRYIVEANGGISQDLFIKVDKDYTNSDLRIRLINNLYSIAYSENNFEAIKNFYLLPDTISKDKDILKFIIFQFRNDKPILQLLVQDYCKHSSAKEFLISSYFDFDYLNTSFYKLLELILYSATTKNEKIYCLAGLAISRAQLLDRDGFLAFSEELKDLDIDESCCFYSILIWTIWNVYFAHITNDAALLGDIGKKVARADVLINRNASSNQLSIFHFYLELIPHLILFKNTAGAKAIVELIENHPIKEEMVKDDKLTMLYSLYQMDIKSMENFGFKLTPMQLYSLEQHINTLSISQSYINRVSGYVLLAYSHLQQDDKQTFMSYYHTALEICSNANFKLFEISKLKRLADTLDNFKMQTQAQRFRDYSMTMVNDKNRELYNVV, from the coding sequence ATGGTAGATGAACTAAAAAGACGGGTTGAACAAAAATTTGGAGGGAAAGTGGTTAATGTAAAAAGTTGCCAATCGCTTTCCGAGTTGATATACGACCGTTGTGGTGCACGAATTAGCGATTCTACATTGCGTAGAATTTGGGGTCTACTTCCAAGTCCACAAAAGCCTTCTACTAGTACTTTAGATCTCCTTTCGCAGTTTATAGGTAAGAAGTCGTGGGCTGATTTTCTTAATAGCATTGAGGGAGGAAAAGAAATTGGAGATCTGTCAACAGTTTGGGATACTGCGAAAGAAAACGCACAAGCGATTTCGGTGGGTACATCGGCATTTATTTTAAAAAAATCAGGAGTTGTTTTAAAAGATGTAATTTATAGGCAGTGTATTGATGATCAAATGTCGGCACTTGTTAGTTCTGATTATATGGCTACCAGTATAATTGCTCCTGGTGGTTATGGAAAGTCTTTGGGTATAGCCTCTTGGGTTATGAGGAACTTGAATCGTAAGACTTTTAAACATAGTATTATCTATTTCTTAACTGGTAGCCAAGTTGATGACTCCTATAGCCATTCTATGCCAATTGATACATGGATCTCAAGGAACTTGTTTAAAGTCAACGAGAATGTTTTTGGGAGTCCCGAATTATTTAGAGATAGGTACTTTATTTTTATAGTTGATGCACTTGATGAAATAGATAGCACGATGACTAAATCAGCAACTTTTTTTTCGAAAGTTGTTGAGTTTGTAAGTAAATACTCTGGGAGTAAAAGTGTTAAGGTTTTGGTTACTACACGGTCGAGTGTTTGGGGTAGGAGTTTGGTTCAGGAGGTTATTAACAACAAGGGGGCATCTGCACATTGGATGGGGTTGCGGTCTGCTGCATTTGATAGCGATACTACCAACATGCCCTTGTTGAACCATAAAGAGTTGCAAGATGCTTTCAATAATTTTATCAATAAAAAATCGAAAGGAAGAGCGTTGTTGGTTGAACAGCTGAATTTTATGCTTAGAGAAACTATATCGCATCCTTACATGCTAAAGTTGTTCATTTCAATCTATAATAGCAGTACGCTAAAACTGCAGAACTACAATGATGTTATTGATGAGTTTATCTCTAGGGAAATTGCTCATGCAAAATTTGCGGATGAAAACCTGGATATCATCAACTTCATGCTAAAGAAGCAGTGCTATGGACAGAATCTACAACCTGTAAAGAAGAGCGATCTAAAAGAGATGTATCCTATCCATCTTCGAAAAGGAGGAAACTACTTTTCGGCATACGAGCACCTTTTGGCATTTAGCATTCTATCGGAAGAAACTGTGGCAAATAAGTTTAAGAACCTTGTTGTTCAAGTAGATTTTTCGCATTCGAATCTAAGGGATTTGCTCATCACTCGTTACATTGTTGAAGCTAATGGTGGAATTTCTCAAGACCTATTCATAAAGGTTGATAAGGATTATACCAATTCGGATTTGCGTATACGTTTAATCAACAATCTTTATTCGATAGCATATTCAGAAAATAACTTTGAGGCTATAAAGAATTTCTACCTTCTCCCCGATACAATTAGTAAGGATAAAGATATTTTGAAGTTTATCATTTTCCAGTTTAGGAATGATAAGCCAATTCTTCAACTGTTAGTTCAGGATTACTGCAAGCATTCTTCTGCAAAGGAATTTTTAATTAGTTCGTACTTTGATTTTGACTACCTAAACACTTCATTCTACAAACTTTTGGAGTTAATACTGTATTCGGCGACTACAAAAAATGAGAAGATTTACTGTTTGGCAGGATTGGCTATTTCTAGGGCTCAATTGCTCGATCGTGATGGATTTCTTGCGTTTTCAGAGGAACTTAAAGATTTAGATATAGATGAATCTTGCTGTTTCTATAGCATATTAATATGGACAATTTGGAATGTTTATTTTGCTCATATAACCAATGATGCAGCACTTCTTGGTGATATTGGCAAAAAGGTTGCTAGGGCAGATGTATTGATTAACCGTAATGCTAGTTCAAATCAACTTTCTATTTTCCACTTTTACTTAGAGTTGATCCCTCACCTAATCCTTTTCAAGAATACGGCTGGGGCCAAGGCTATCGTTGAGCTAATCGAGAATCATCCTATAAAGGAAGAAATGGTGAAGGATGATAAGTTAACCATGCTTTACAGTCTTTACCAAATGGACATTAAGAGCATGGAGAACTTTGGGTTTAAGCTTACTCCAATGCAATTGTACAGTCTTGAGCAGCACATAAATACGCTTTCTATATCTCAGAGCTATATTAATAGGGTGTCTGGGTATGTCCTGCTTGCGTACAGCCACCTTCAGCAAGATGATAAGCAGACGTTTATGAGCTACTATCATACCGCACTTGAAATTTGTAGCAACGCTAATTTTAAGCTATTCGAAATATCGAAGCTAAAGCGATTGGCAGATACTCTCGATAACTTTAAAATGCAAACACAAGCTCAAAGGTTTAGAGACTACTCCATGACAATGGTCAACGATAAAAATCGCGAACTCTACAACGTTGTTTAG